The DNA segment TCGATTCTTCGTTGATGGTTGCCTTGGCACAAAAACAGCGTACCGATCCGATTCGTACCTTTAGTATTGGATTTCCCAACAAGGACTTCGATGAAACCGCCTATGCCCAGCAGGTCGCCGATTATGTCCACACCAAACACACGCGTTTCGAAGTCCAGCCCGACGGCGTGTCGATTATCGATAAATTGGTCTGGCACTATGATGAACCGTTTGGCGATTCCAGTGCGATTCCAACTTGGTACCTGTCGGAGCTGACTCGCGGTGAAGTAACGGTTGCTCTGTCGGGGGATGGCGGCGACGAATTGTTTGGAGGGTATGAACGGTACCGGGCCCTCTGGCTCAGCCGAAAACTGCAGCAGGTTTTCCCGGTTCACAAACTGCCCGGTCTGGGGTTGATTCAGAAACTGCCCGATTCCTCCCGGCGGCGAAGCATTGTTCGACGCGGGAAGCGATTTTTAGAAGCGCTCGGCCAGCCTGCCCCTCGCCGCTATCTGAACTGGCTGCAGATTTTTCCGGAATCGATGCGCGCGGAAATGTATGCCGATGGCTTTGTATCGCAGCTGCCCGGCGAAGATCCTTTTGAATTTTTGCACGACGCGTGGAAGCGAAGTGATGGGCGTGACCTGGTGACGCAGGCGTCGATGGCCGATCTGCAGACCTACCTCCCGTGCGATCTGATGACAAAAGTAGACATCGCTTCGATGGCCCACGGGTTAGAGGTCCGTCAGCCGATGCTTGATTACCGTGTCGTCGAACTGGCGGCCCGGCTTCCGGTGGCGATGAAATTTCGTGGTCGTCGGGGCAAGCTGCTGCTCCGTTCGACTTTCGAAAAAGAAATCCCAGCTTCGATTTGGACTCGGCCCAAAATGGGATTCGGCGTTCCTATTTCCGATTGGTTCCGCAATGAGCTAAAACCGATGGTTCATGACCTGCTGTTGGACCCGAACGCCAAACTAAATCAGTACATGCGGCCGGAAGCGATCGCATCGATGGTCCAGCTACACGTTTCCGGTCAGCAAAACCACTCCTATCGTTTGTGGAATTTGCTGGTGCTGGAAAAATGGCTCCGCCGCTGGACTGGCGGAAGCCAGCCAGTTCAGTAGGGTAAGGATTCTGACCTGAGCGATGCCATCCGGGAGCGATATGTGTTATTACATTGGATGCTGAACGTTTTATGTATTGCTAAGGATTCGACGTATTTACGCGGTTGCAACCAAGGAGAGGGACATGCAGGATACACTAACCGTTATTTTGGCCGGCGGACGTGGCTCGCGTTTAGAGCCGCTGACCCGCGATCGAGCTAAGCCAGCTGTTCCGTTTGGGGGGCTGTACCGGATCATTGATTTCGCACTCAGCAATTGTCTGAACAGCGGAATGAAACGGATGCTGGTGCTGACTCAGTACAAAGCTCAAAGTCTTGACCGGCATTTGGACGTCGCTTGGCGGAACTATTTCTGCC comes from the Roseimaritima multifibrata genome and includes:
- the asnB gene encoding asparagine synthase (glutamine-hydrolyzing); translation: MCGITGAIWNRPDGAITPAQIQGMADAIRHRGPDDEGFYNAPFHRDAAGDVPGVGLGFRRLSIIDLEGARQPLCNEDQSMWMVFNGEIYNYPTLRRRLEGAGHQFRTDGDGENILHLYEDVGLDCFSHLNGMFAIAIWDANRRRLVLGRDRLGQKPLYYTIQDGRLLFASELKSFATIPGVLETIDPAAIDEFLTYQYIPHPNTIWKGVFKLPPGHWAIYQDGQLTVKRYWDIAFDQEEKISEPEAIEQLRELLTDSVRLRLQADVPVGAFLSGGIDSSLMVALAQKQRTDPIRTFSIGFPNKDFDETAYAQQVADYVHTKHTRFEVQPDGVSIIDKLVWHYDEPFGDSSAIPTWYLSELTRGEVTVALSGDGGDELFGGYERYRALWLSRKLQQVFPVHKLPGLGLIQKLPDSSRRRSIVRRGKRFLEALGQPAPRRYLNWLQIFPESMRAEMYADGFVSQLPGEDPFEFLHDAWKRSDGRDLVTQASMADLQTYLPCDLMTKVDIASMAHGLEVRQPMLDYRVVELAARLPVAMKFRGRRGKLLLRSTFEKEIPASIWTRPKMGFGVPISDWFRNELKPMVHDLLLDPNAKLNQYMRPEAIASMVQLHVSGQQNHSYRLWNLLVLEKWLRRWTGGSQPVQ